A genomic region of Methanosarcinales archaeon contains the following coding sequences:
- a CDS encoding glycosyltransferase family 2 protein, protein MKKVIILIPVAPFEPLSVIKNSIDSLRKLENPNLDLNLLYLVDSPKGPDERTRYLENEGINHIIRQDTRGRRAGAINDGLATMRRPDGTLEIDFITLFDVDSRPDADFLLKCINGLENDPDAVIASGPRYITNQDSGWAAKIIAAEYSFFEDIYKLFEKFDGFKQFNGLIGVIDARSFDGKLLNEHVYCEDLEFTQRVYLEGKKPVFVDTRVGEQAPTTLKELYNQRVRWLSGALDGLIENMSYFPHANISINLKLAWFTSLVLPFAAILFTPFIPAYGLRLKSKGQTRIISKTLGLLFHVWFITLCGKVALLNRIRKKRTEWTDSSRSNI, encoded by the coding sequence ATGAAAAAAGTGATTATACTCATCCCGGTCGCACCTTTTGAGCCGTTATCAGTAATTAAGAATTCAATTGACTCATTAAGAAAATTAGAAAATCCCAACCTGGATTTGAATTTATTATATCTTGTAGACAGCCCTAAAGGGCCTGATGAGAGGACAAGATATCTTGAGAATGAAGGTATTAATCATATTATCCGCCAGGATACAAGGGGCCGTAGGGCCGGGGCTATTAATGATGGATTAGCAACAATGAGAAGGCCGGATGGGACTTTAGAGATAGATTTTATTACACTTTTTGATGTGGACAGCCGACCAGACGCAGATTTTTTATTGAAATGCATCAATGGACTTGAAAATGACCCTGATGCTGTTATTGCCAGTGGACCGCGGTACATCACAAACCAGGATTCAGGCTGGGCGGCAAAGATTATTGCTGCTGAATATTCTTTTTTCGAAGATATATATAAATTATTTGAGAAATTTGACGGATTCAAACAGTTTAATGGATTGATCGGTGTTATTGATGCCAGATCATTTGACGGGAAATTGCTTAATGAGCATGTGTATTGCGAGGATTTGGAATTTACCCAGAGAGTCTATCTTGAAGGCAAGAAACCGGTCTTTGTAGATACCAGGGTTGGAGAGCAAGCCCCTACAACATTAAAAGAACTGTACAACCAGAGAGTCAGATGGCTCTCGGGGGCATTGGACGGGCTTATTGAAAACATGTCTTATTTTCCCCATGCAAATATATCCATAAACCTGAAACTGGCCTGGTTTACTTCACTGGTACTTCCATTTGCTGCTATTTTGTTTACTCCATTTATCCCGGCTTATGGATTAAGACTCAAATCCAAAGGCCAGACCCGGATAATAAGTAAGACACTTGGCCTGCTATTTCATGTCTGGTTTATTACACTATGTGGAAAAGTGGCCTTATTGAATCGAATACGCAAAAAAAGAACTGAATGGACAGACAGCTCACGATCTAACATTTGA
- a CDS encoding DUF3467 domain-containing protein, with protein MNHNIKMEISRSEDFKQVYAIGAMGGHSPYDFRIALYNDTPRSFGNVVEGTQIIDRKIETEVILSPSAAKELSNWLNQHLIEYEKMFGTIATTDSAIKATQKEQPDSTQIQGYM; from the coding sequence ATGAATCATAATATCAAGATGGAGATTAGTCGATCAGAGGATTTCAAACAAGTATATGCCATAGGAGCCATGGGCGGTCACAGTCCGTATGATTTCAGAATTGCCCTCTATAACGATACTCCACGTTCATTTGGTAATGTCGTCGAAGGAACCCAGATCATAGATCGAAAGATCGAAACAGAAGTTATACTTTCCCCATCAGCAGCAAAGGAATTATCAAATTGGCTCAATCAACATCTTATTGAATATGAGAAGATGTTCGGGACCATTGCCACAACAGACTCAGCAATAAAGGCTACACAAAAGGAACAGCCAGATTCCACCCAGATACAGGGATATATGTAA